In Ctenopharyngodon idella isolate HZGC_01 chromosome 20, HZGC01, whole genome shotgun sequence, the following proteins share a genomic window:
- the batf3 gene encoding basic leucine zipper transcriptional factor ATF-like 3, which produces MSLFNATSNFTRSDAPALRLFRKSESSDDDEKRLKRREKNRVAAQRSRKRQTQRADELHEAYECLEQENSLLRKEVQLLIEEQQRLTDALKAHEPLCPVLNCGMTSTTRSTGTVPQDIHI; this is translated from the exons ATGTCACTTTTCAATGCGACAAGTAACTTTACTCGAAGTGATGCTCCAGCTTTACGGTTGTTTCGAAAGAGTGAG AGCTCTGATGATGATGAGAAAAGGttgaaaagaagagaaaagaacCGAGTTGCTGCCCAGAGAAGCCGCAAAAGACAAACCCAGAGAGCTGACGAGTTGCACGAG GCGTATGAGTGTCTGGAACAGGAGAACAGCCTGCTGAGGAAGGAAGTCCAGCTTTTGATAGAGGAACAGCAACGCTTAACAGATGCCCTCAAAGCCCATGAGCCTTTGTGCCCTGTCTTGAACTGTGGTATGACCTCAACAACAAGGTCCACAGGCACAGTGCCACAAGACATTCACATCTGA
- the nsl1 gene encoding kinetochore-associated protein NSL1 homolog, whose product MEDECASGADFRVNVKSKKIVRDQLEKYKDLFKKLLDGQCHICQEDKDKLLQEMVVNFEFTVQENIVIGGLSWDEVSEEYCEDYESTVNDILDEKIVETACKRSSYPKQIRNQVVRSLRAERKLLGLYEQAVKPQDIKPDPAHDTIIRNVSAAAPTMFKQASTVMKSLKSLKQAAEGLRQVLDMQPSAETVEVYREVFGSSVGDVCLDLHHRLPSSIKRAASDSEYSADYVPAPKIIQKNDANAI is encoded by the exons ATGGAGGACGAATGTGCGAGTGGGGCTGATTTTAGAGTAAATGTCAAGTCGAAAAAAATTGTTCGTGATCAGCTTGAAAAGtataaagacttatttaaaaaGTTGCTCGATGGCCAGTGCCATATTTGTCAGGAAGATAAGGACAAACTGTTGCAAGAAATGGTTGTG aattttgagttcacagtaCAAGAAAATATAGTTATTGGTGGCTTGTCATGGGACGAGGTGTcagaggaatattgtgaag atTATGAGAGCACAGTAAATGACATTCTGGATGAGAAGATAGTAGAGACCGCCTGCAAACGCAGTTCTTACCCAAAACAAATACGCAACCAGGTTGTGCGATCGTTAAGAGCAGAGAGGAAACTTCTG GGTTTGTATGAACAGGCAGTGAAGCCACAAGACATAAAGCCGGACCCAGCTCATG ACACTATCATCAGAAATGTTTCAGCTGCTGCACCAACAATGTTCAAACAAGCCAGTACGGTTATGAAG TCTCTGAAAAGTCTAAAGCAGGCAGCTGAGGGCTTGCGTCAGGTTCTTGACATGCAGCCTTCAGCGGAGACGGTGGAAGTCTACAGAGAAGTGTTCGGCAGCTCAGTTGGAGATGTCTGTCTTGACCTTCACCACCGACTTCCTTCTAGCATCAAAAGAGCTGCTTCTGACTCAGAATACAGCGCAGACTATGTTCCTGCTCCTAAAATCATCCAAAAGAATGATGCAAATGCAATttaa